One stretch of Candidatus Nezhaarchaeota archaeon DNA includes these proteins:
- a CDS encoding NTPase encodes MAVVLYLATADNPILVPSDLHILYAPSVSPMLALFVTGPPGSGKTTLVMKAAEELRRRGLRVGGMVSREIRRGGVRWGFEIVDLGTGRTGILASVDQPSGPSVGKYRVNLSDLESVGVESICRAIEACDVVVIDEVGPMELFSERFKQAVREALRSRKLVLGTIHFKARGGLIDEIKRSRSVVLVTVTSSNREEASRRLVEEALRLAGQR; translated from the coding sequence ATGGCAGTGGTTCTCTACCTTGCTACTGCTGACAATCCTATTCTGGTTCCTAGCGATCTTCATATTCTCTACGCTCCGTCCGTGAGCCCTATGCTAGCCCTGTTCGTCACAGGCCCTCCAGGCTCTGGGAAGACGACGCTGGTGATGAAGGCGGCTGAGGAGCTTAGGCGAAGGGGCCTGAGGGTAGGGGGGATGGTGTCGAGGGAAATTAGGCGTGGAGGGGTTAGGTGGGGCTTCGAGATCGTCGACCTAGGGACCGGGAGGACGGGTATTCTAGCCAGTGTTGACCAGCCCAGCGGCCCTAGCGTAGGCAAGTATAGAGTAAACCTAAGCGACTTAGAGAGCGTGGGCGTCGAGTCCATCTGCAGGGCCATCGAAGCCTGCGACGTGGTGGTAATTGACGAGGTGGGCCCCATGGAGCTCTTCAGCGAACGCTTTAAGCAAGCAGTCAGGGAGGCCTTGAGGAGCCGCAAGCTAGTGCTCGGCACTATCCACTTTAAGGCAAGAGGGGGGCTCATCGACGAGATTAAGCGAAGTAGGAGCGTCGTCCTAGTAACGGTAACTAGTAGCAATAGGGAGGAGGCCTCTAGGAGGCTCGTTGAGGAGGCTTTAAGGCTAGCTGGCCAGCGCTAG
- a CDS encoding thiolase family protein produces MRPAIIGYGRTKFGEHYEGGPEDLIGEAGLKALDSAGLERRDIEYCFLSDYFLQLTNKIGIEEGFMSELLELHVPMERCRSFSSALFNAYYSIMAGRCEVALVGGVEKLTDRLEKIRDDLMMLEDPWSYYAGGCPEANHELMLRFYVREHGLSKVEEDKLLEALALIAVKNHSWASLNKDAHFYGKTVSLKEVLEARQREARMLGLYDFAPISDGASAIILASPDKARKLCDSPVYVRGFYSATDFISYSCRKEKTGFLAAKIAVQRALSMAKLDVSDVAVAELYDQSTLMELIALEDVGLYPRGRAWRGVLESLGKGGMVYSVRGRELFVNTSGGRKADGNPLGASGGAMIIELARQLRGEAGPRQVPLSGRATAALMMEMEGFGTKVYAHVLSKEPH; encoded by the coding sequence GTGAGGCCGGCCATCATAGGCTATGGGAGGACTAAGTTCGGGGAGCACTATGAAGGAGGGCCTGAGGACCTTATAGGGGAGGCTGGCCTCAAGGCGCTAGACTCAGCCGGCCTTGAGAGGCGCGACATAGAGTACTGCTTCCTCTCAGACTACTTCCTCCAGCTTACTAATAAGATTGGCATAGAGGAGGGCTTCATGTCGGAGCTACTAGAGCTACACGTGCCAATGGAGAGGTGTAGGTCCTTCAGCTCAGCCCTCTTCAACGCCTACTACTCTATAATGGCTGGGAGGTGTGAAGTCGCCTTGGTGGGAGGGGTGGAGAAGCTGACTGATCGATTGGAGAAGATCAGAGACGACTTAATGATGCTAGAGGACCCCTGGAGCTACTACGCAGGTGGATGCCCGGAGGCTAACCACGAGCTGATGCTAAGGTTCTACGTAAGAGAGCACGGCCTAAGCAAGGTTGAGGAGGACAAGCTCCTCGAGGCCCTGGCCCTAATAGCCGTAAAGAACCACTCCTGGGCCTCCCTAAACAAGGACGCCCACTTCTACGGGAAGACCGTCTCGCTAAAGGAAGTTCTTGAAGCTAGGCAGAGGGAAGCTAGGATGCTAGGTCTCTACGACTTCGCCCCTATCTCTGACGGCGCCTCGGCCATCATACTCGCTAGCCCAGATAAGGCCCGTAAGCTATGCGACAGCCCTGTCTACGTAAGAGGCTTCTACTCAGCGACAGACTTCATCTCCTACTCGTGTAGGAAGGAGAAGACGGGCTTCCTAGCCGCCAAGATAGCTGTCCAGAGGGCCCTTAGCATGGCTAAGTTAGACGTCAGCGACGTAGCTGTGGCTGAGCTCTACGACCAGTCGACGCTCATGGAGCTCATAGCCCTCGAGGACGTAGGCCTCTATCCGCGAGGAAGAGCTTGGAGAGGGGTGCTTGAGAGCTTGGGCAAGGGAGGCATGGTGTATAGCGTACGCGGAAGAGAGCTCTTCGTAAACACCAGCGGGGGGAGGAAGGCTGACGGAAACCCCCTCGGGGCTAGCGGAGGGGCCATGATAATAGAGCTAGCTAGACAGCTAAGAGGGGAGGCTGGGCCTAGGCAAGTCCCCCTCAGCGGGCGTGCTACCGCGGCCCTAATGATGGAGATGGAGGGGTTCGGGACGAAGGTATACGCCCACGTCCTATCTAAGGAGCCACACTAG
- a CDS encoding isocitrate/isopropylmalate dehydrogenase family protein, with protein MAQYKVAVIPGDGVGPEVVEAALRVLRKLEEAYGRVGFGFTFIEAGMARYEKSGIQISDEDVELIKSCHALLKGPTATPLGPGSYRSVAVTLRQALDLYANVRPFKSMAGALHQGVDLVIVRENTEDLYVGIEYRVGGGAIGLRLITEGRSKRIAHFAFQLARRLKRRKVTVVHKANILKETCGLFRQACFEVAKEYPDIECDELLVDAAAYTIARRPQSLDVIVTTNLFGDILSDAAAGVTGGLGVAASANIGDRYAMFEPVHGTASKYAGTGVANPCGMILASKMMLDWLGEGEAASVLEEAVERVLKNSLRVTPDLGGSSSTMDMAEAVAEELGEVLKRRGLPRH; from the coding sequence ATGGCTCAGTACAAGGTGGCTGTTATCCCGGGGGACGGGGTGGGGCCTGAGGTAGTGGAGGCTGCGCTAAGGGTTCTTAGGAAGCTTGAGGAGGCCTATGGGAGGGTGGGCTTCGGCTTCACCTTCATAGAGGCTGGGATGGCTAGGTACGAGAAGTCTGGGATCCAGATAAGTGATGAGGACGTGGAGCTCATTAAGTCCTGCCACGCCCTGCTTAAGGGCCCGACAGCCACCCCCCTAGGGCCAGGTAGCTATAGAAGCGTAGCAGTAACCCTGCGGCAAGCCCTAGACCTGTACGCTAACGTACGCCCCTTTAAGAGCATGGCGGGGGCTCTTCACCAAGGCGTAGACCTCGTCATCGTCCGCGAGAACACTGAGGACCTCTACGTAGGCATTGAGTACAGGGTTGGCGGAGGGGCTATAGGCCTACGCCTAATAACAGAGGGACGCTCTAAGCGAATAGCCCACTTCGCGTTCCAGCTAGCGAGGAGGCTTAAGAGGCGCAAGGTGACCGTGGTCCACAAGGCTAACATCTTAAAGGAGACGTGCGGCCTCTTTAGGCAAGCCTGCTTTGAGGTGGCTAAAGAGTACCCTGATATTGAGTGCGACGAGCTATTAGTAGACGCGGCCGCCTACACTATCGCTAGGAGGCCTCAGAGCCTAGACGTAATAGTGACCACTAACCTCTTCGGGGACATCTTAAGCGACGCGGCCGCTGGAGTAACCGGTGGCCTAGGGGTAGCGGCGTCGGCTAACATTGGGGACCGCTACGCCATGTTCGAGCCGGTTCACGGCACCGCCTCTAAGTACGCGGGCACGGGGGTCGCGAACCCCTGCGGGATGATACTAGCCTCTAAGATGATGCTGGACTGGCTGGGTGAAGGAGAGGCTGCCAGCGTGCTCGAAGAGGCTGTCGAGCGCGTACTTAAGAATAGCCTCCGAGTAACCCCCGACCTAGGGGGGTCGTCTAGCACCATGGACATGGCTGAGGCTGTGGCGGAGGAGCTAGGGGAAGTCCTAAAGAGGAGGGGGTTACCGCGCCACTAA
- a CDS encoding M67 family metallopeptidase — protein sequence MRAVRGLIVREEDLKKLAEAALKSKAELCGFLIGLVNGGEAVVELLEPLENVSPSPLRFEAKPEDVYRAYFKAEELGLEVVGIYHSHPAPPRPSLLDVEGMRRWPLVWLIVSSLDGSAAAFQLVEGEVREVSLATSRRAS from the coding sequence TTGCGCGCAGTCCGCGGGCTTATCGTGCGCGAGGAGGACCTTAAGAAGCTAGCGGAGGCTGCCCTTAAGAGCAAGGCTGAGCTCTGCGGCTTCCTAATAGGCTTAGTTAACGGTGGCGAGGCGGTCGTGGAGCTTCTTGAGCCCCTCGAGAACGTGTCCCCTTCACCTCTCCGATTCGAGGCTAAGCCTGAGGACGTCTACAGGGCGTACTTTAAGGCGGAGGAGCTAGGCCTAGAGGTAGTTGGTATCTACCACTCCCACCCAGCTCCGCCTAGACCATCGCTATTGGACGTCGAGGGGATGAGGCGCTGGCCCTTAGTGTGGCTCATAGTAAGCTCCCTCGACGGCTCTGCTGCGGCGTTCCAACTTGTCGAAGGCGAGGTGAGGGAGGTTAGCTTAGCGACTTCGCGTAGGGCATCTTAG
- a CDS encoding alpha/beta hydrolase, whose translation MLANRTVEVSGLRLTYREAGVGPCSVLVHGALGSSFSWIYQLREAGRLGVRAVALDLPGHGGSQDLHGQACIEDYAAVVKGFIRALGLERPLVIGHSMGGAVALSLAISDPDLVGGLVLVNTGARLRVMREILEGLERSYEETVVKLIAPLAFAPSAPKWLVEASIKEMLKVPQRVAIRNFKACSLFDMRSRLSEVNAPTLIVAGSEDRLTPIKWAAYLHEGIKGSELRVVEGAGHVTMLEKHEVFNQILLSFTSRLRDLLAR comes from the coding sequence GTGCTAGCTAACAGGACGGTTGAGGTGTCAGGCCTCCGTCTAACCTATCGCGAGGCGGGCGTGGGGCCTTGCAGCGTCTTAGTTCACGGCGCCCTCGGCTCGAGCTTCTCATGGATCTATCAGCTAAGGGAGGCTGGGCGCCTAGGGGTTAGGGCAGTGGCCCTAGACCTCCCCGGCCATGGGGGGAGCCAAGACCTCCATGGGCAGGCCTGTATTGAAGACTACGCCGCGGTCGTTAAGGGCTTCATCCGCGCCTTGGGGCTCGAGAGGCCCTTAGTAATAGGGCACTCTATGGGAGGAGCGGTGGCGCTATCGTTAGCTATTAGCGACCCAGACCTCGTGGGCGGCTTAGTCCTCGTTAATACCGGGGCTAGGCTCAGGGTCATGAGGGAGATCCTCGAGGGGCTCGAGAGGAGCTACGAGGAGACAGTGGTTAAGTTGATAGCCCCGCTAGCCTTCGCCCCCAGCGCCCCTAAGTGGCTGGTTGAAGCCTCCATTAAGGAGATGTTGAAGGTCCCTCAGCGAGTAGCTATACGTAACTTTAAGGCCTGCTCCCTCTTCGACATGCGCAGTAGGCTTAGCGAAGTAAACGCCCCGACGCTAATAGTGGCCGGGAGCGAAGATAGGCTCACGCCTATTAAGTGGGCGGCTTACTTACATGAGGGCATTAAGGGCTCTGAGCTACGCGTCGTGGAGGGCGCGGGGCACGTAACTATGCTCGAGAAGCACGAAGTGTTTAATCAAATATTGCTCAGCTTCACCAGTAGGCTTAGAGACTTGCTCGCCCGCTAG
- a CDS encoding saccharopine dehydrogenase NADP-binding domain-containing protein, with translation MRAAVLGCGAVGSRVARKLASLGLEVVAVDVSEQALSSLEGVEKLRLDASRQEELAGLLKKVDVACDCLPGSLGFRSMEAAAKVGAKLVSASYTPEDPLSLGKAAQQNGALIIPDCGLAPGLSNILAGRAYAELNALTELHVKVGSIPSSPSPPLSHASTWNIDDLLDEYLRPARIVRGGKVVKVDPLSTIHVVWIEGLGLFEAFYTDGLRTMLNTIKAREMDEATLRHRGHLASMRALAQVGLLSQKRPELKKLLSSLLREAWKGSIDDLLVLRVDASGAEGRRSYSLVLFDPREPPLLKATALVCSYIALAVVEGRVEKTGVLPPELLSWQRRLLLDVLRQLEAEGLKIEEGPRSKLATGDSSGRASL, from the coding sequence TTGAGGGCCGCTGTACTGGGCTGCGGAGCAGTCGGCTCGAGGGTGGCTAGGAAGCTAGCTAGCTTAGGGCTCGAGGTCGTAGCGGTTGACGTAAGTGAGCAAGCCCTTAGCAGCTTAGAGGGGGTCGAGAAGCTGAGGCTAGATGCCTCTAGGCAAGAGGAGCTGGCGGGCCTACTTAAGAAGGTTGATGTGGCGTGCGACTGCCTTCCAGGCAGCCTAGGCTTCAGGTCGATGGAGGCGGCGGCTAAAGTCGGAGCTAAGCTAGTATCAGCCTCCTACACGCCTGAAGACCCCCTTTCTTTAGGCAAAGCTGCTCAGCAAAACGGGGCCCTAATCATACCGGACTGCGGCCTAGCCCCAGGTCTCTCAAATATTTTAGCTGGGAGGGCGTACGCTGAGCTCAACGCTTTAACAGAGCTCCATGTAAAGGTCGGGTCCATCCCTTCATCCCCAAGCCCGCCGCTAAGCCACGCCTCCACGTGGAACATAGACGACCTGCTAGACGAGTACCTTAGGCCGGCTAGGATAGTGAGGGGGGGCAAGGTGGTTAAGGTAGATCCACTATCAACAATCCACGTCGTATGGATAGAGGGGCTGGGGCTCTTCGAAGCATTCTATACAGACGGCCTTAGGACTATGCTGAACACCATTAAGGCCAGGGAGATGGATGAAGCTACTCTTAGGCACAGGGGGCACTTAGCCTCGATGAGGGCCCTGGCCCAAGTAGGGCTGCTTTCTCAAAAACGGCCAGAGCTAAAGAAGCTCCTCTCCAGCCTACTAAGAGAGGCGTGGAAAGGGTCCATAGACGACTTGCTAGTGCTTAGAGTGGACGCCTCAGGGGCTGAGGGGAGGAGAAGTTACTCACTAGTCCTCTTCGACCCACGCGAGCCCCCACTACTTAAGGCAACGGCCCTAGTCTGCTCATACATAGCGCTAGCGGTCGTTGAGGGGCGCGTTGAGAAGACCGGCGTACTACCGCCTGAGTTGCTGAGCTGGCAAAGACGACTGCTACTAGACGTGCTAAGGCAGTTGGAGGCAGAGGGCCTTAAGATAGAGGAGGGGCCTAGGAGCAAGCTGGCTACGGGAGACTCTAGCGGGCGAGCAAGTCTCTAA
- a CDS encoding YkgJ family cysteine cluster protein, with protein sequence MSYLPWRKAGSWACLACGECCRKFVVVLTPYEYARLTNFFGLGVVDIDKHGDPCLRQVSDTCLFQSEEGLCKLQPLGLKPLACKVWPFKVKKVSEGRGVSYEELFTYRGEAYRVLIHSGCSGVGKGTWEGMVEAIKEVIEIKRNPETPQRFTTANLEAQLKQRQYLQRIANLLSLRGCLLNFPGTTC encoded by the coding sequence TTGTCCTATCTCCCATGGAGGAAGGCTGGCTCCTGGGCTTGCCTAGCTTGCGGTGAGTGCTGTCGTAAATTCGTGGTCGTGCTTACTCCGTACGAATACGCACGCTTAACAAACTTCTTTGGGCTAGGGGTCGTTGACATAGATAAGCACGGCGACCCTTGCCTAAGGCAGGTAAGCGACACGTGCCTCTTTCAAAGCGAGGAGGGCTTATGTAAGCTACAGCCCCTAGGTCTAAAGCCCTTAGCTTGCAAGGTGTGGCCGTTCAAGGTGAAGAAGGTGAGCGAGGGGAGGGGGGTAAGCTACGAGGAGCTCTTCACCTACCGAGGAGAGGCCTACAGGGTGCTTATCCACTCGGGGTGCTCAGGAGTAGGTAAGGGTACTTGGGAGGGTATGGTTGAGGCCATTAAGGAGGTAATAGAGATCAAGAGGAACCCTGAGACTCCTCAACGCTTCACGACAGCTAACCTAGAGGCTCAGCTTAAGCAGCGACAGTACTTACAGCGAATCGCTAACTTACTGAGCCTAAGGGGTTGCCTACTTAACTTTCCGGGCACGACGTGCTAG